A genomic segment from Nocardia cyriacigeorgica GUH-2 encodes:
- a CDS encoding alkyl/aryl-sulfatase has product MTTLDFGNTTDFDNADRGFIGALDQSEIRTADGRVIWDIGAYKFLSGDCPPTANPSLWRQGQLCNKQGLFEVTEGIYQVRNLDLSNMTLVEGREGVIVIDPLISAEVASAALELYRKHRGDRPVTGLIYTHSHVDHFGGARGVVPEGHDPVPVLAPSGFLEHSVSENVYAGNAMTRRAIYMYGAALDKAPDGQIGCGLGMTNSTGTVTLIPPTVDITHTGQVEEIDGVQIVFQLTPGTEAPSEMNFLFPERRALCMAENATHNMHNILTLRGALVRDSRVWAHYLDEAIGMFADKADVAFASHHWPTWGSEQWTELLAVQRDMYAYLHDQTLRLTNRGLTGTEIAEELSLPPALDGAWANRGYYGSLSHNVKAIYQRYMGWFDGNPAHLWEHPPVEMATRYVADYGGVDAVVAKARDYAAGGDLRFAATLLNHAVFAQPDSDSAKQALAEVYDKLGYGAENGTWRNFFLVGAQELRHGVTATPVEMTDPEMMAALTVDMIIDSLAVRIDGPRAAELNGTMDWKLTDENRVVRLTLSNGALTHRTGTDAAPLRGPADLTLTMTKPQLLALLTGKSEGVAFEGDHSVLTTLVGLLDTPDPKFPIVTP; this is encoded by the coding sequence ATGACGACTCTGGACTTCGGCAATACGACCGACTTCGACAACGCCGACCGCGGATTCATCGGCGCCCTGGATCAGTCCGAGATCCGGACCGCCGACGGGCGGGTGATCTGGGACATCGGCGCGTACAAGTTCCTCTCCGGGGACTGCCCGCCCACCGCGAACCCGAGTCTGTGGCGGCAGGGCCAGCTCTGCAACAAACAGGGCCTGTTCGAGGTCACCGAAGGGATCTACCAGGTCCGCAATCTCGACCTGTCGAATATGACGCTGGTCGAGGGGCGCGAGGGCGTCATCGTGATCGACCCGCTGATCTCGGCCGAGGTGGCGTCCGCCGCCCTGGAGCTCTACCGCAAGCATCGCGGTGATCGGCCGGTGACCGGACTGATCTACACCCACTCCCATGTCGACCATTTCGGTGGCGCGCGGGGTGTCGTTCCGGAGGGTCATGATCCGGTGCCGGTCCTGGCACCGAGTGGGTTCCTCGAGCATTCCGTCAGTGAGAACGTCTACGCGGGCAATGCCATGACCCGCCGCGCGATCTACATGTACGGCGCCGCGCTGGACAAAGCGCCCGACGGCCAGATCGGCTGCGGGCTGGGCATGACCAACTCGACCGGCACAGTGACCCTGATTCCGCCCACCGTCGACATCACCCACACCGGGCAGGTCGAGGAGATCGACGGTGTGCAGATCGTCTTCCAGCTCACTCCGGGCACCGAGGCGCCGTCGGAGATGAACTTCCTGTTCCCGGAACGGCGCGCGCTGTGCATGGCCGAGAACGCCACCCACAACATGCACAACATCCTCACCCTGCGGGGCGCGCTCGTCCGCGACAGCCGGGTGTGGGCGCACTATCTGGACGAGGCCATCGGCATGTTCGCCGACAAGGCCGATGTCGCCTTCGCCTCGCACCATTGGCCCACCTGGGGCAGCGAACAGTGGACCGAACTGCTGGCGGTGCAGCGGGACATGTACGCCTACCTGCACGATCAGACCTTGCGGCTGACCAATCGTGGCCTCACCGGCACCGAGATCGCCGAAGAGCTCTCGCTGCCGCCGGCATTGGACGGTGCGTGGGCCAACCGGGGGTATTACGGCTCGCTGAGCCACAACGTGAAGGCGATCTACCAGCGGTACATGGGATGGTTCGACGGCAATCCCGCGCACCTGTGGGAACATCCGCCGGTCGAGATGGCGACCCGGTATGTCGCCGACTACGGCGGTGTCGACGCGGTGGTCGCCAAGGCACGCGACTATGCCGCCGGCGGTGATCTGCGCTTCGCGGCGACGCTGCTCAACCACGCGGTCTTCGCCCAGCCGGACAGCGACTCGGCGAAACAGGCGCTGGCCGAGGTCTACGACAAGCTGGGCTACGGCGCCGAGAACGGCACGTGGCGCAATTTCTTCCTGGTCGGCGCCCAGGAGCTGCGGCACGGAGTCACCGCCACGCCCGTCGAAATGACCGATCCGGAAATGATGGCCGCCCTGACCGTGGACATGATCATCGACTCGCTCGCGGTCCGCATCGACGGCCCGCGCGCCGCCGAACTCAACGGCACGATGGACTGGAAGCTCACCGACGAGAACCGGGTCGTGCGGCTCACCCTGTCCAACGGCGCGCTGACCCACCGGACCGGAACCGACGCGGCGCCGCTGCGAGGCCCCGCGGATCTCACCCTGACCATGACGAAACCGCAGCTGCTCGCGCTGCTGACCGGAAAGAGCGAAGGGGTCGCCTTCGAAGGCGATCACTCGGTGCTCACCACCTTGGTCGGGCTGCTCGACACGCCCGATCCGAAGTTCCCGATCGTCACGCCCTGA
- a CDS encoding LuxR C-terminal-related transcriptional regulator, which yields MICSPVGSGKTVLLADWARRVNRHAHNRPRLAWLTIAEHPYTAGGLWSDLRRRLGLTPKTSDRLATPTTEAAELAADIERLGRPRIVVLDDAHLLTDPMTLAGLEHLLRHAPANLTVLICARFDPPIRWHLLELESRLIRWGADELALSAEESRRLCREHGCDLGDAELATLMELTHGWAALIRIAAIYLAAHPGDYATALAVLARMPNSVSDLLVGELIDTLPPALRQFLTHTSVPTEFTEQLADELVGGGAAFWLHELERMSYPLTAVVRDGTIWYAYHPFLRGYFLAEVNRLGAGVHDDLRLRTARSLTSSGESRQAVPHLIALSDPRPLLEFLSTHALADIIAGDGPALFDALAQSDAVVLEDPFILLLRTVDALLSGDYPAALAFRDALRSRTEAGTTLAAPEVVAALTGAVDAEITVATAGSVAGLELPPMRVSAERPELECYLAIAAATVAILRDEIDDGEQRLRVALALAETGAHPRLRLRATTRLAVAAGRAGAITNMRHRAARALALAGEFELWQTPDAAHAAALEVFGAYLQGDVPPSGLITELLCESTGLDGPGAGLPARIVGHLASFDQATDRRITADVLRNAAAELLGVHPSAAVSGGLIPHVVWALLRVQEPRTAHLLVEQARTTFGDVPDVAVAAASVATAAHRPKTVLTLLEPMLSAAEPAHRLPLVAAWLLTAGANHELGNTTKAIHAMEMAVRNAAPERLVRPFFDIPGALEQLDEFAGSFGTDEDFVAAVRRNSAAAREHRHPALTTTQQRILRQLPSGRTTQQIATDLGVSINTVKTHLRGIYTKLGVNSRTEVLVEARRSGLL from the coding sequence ATGATTTGCTCGCCCGTGGGGAGCGGAAAGACCGTCCTGCTGGCCGACTGGGCCAGGCGGGTGAATCGCCACGCGCACAATCGGCCTCGCCTCGCCTGGCTCACGATCGCCGAACACCCCTACACCGCCGGGGGACTGTGGTCGGACCTGCGTCGCCGCCTCGGCCTCACACCGAAAACCTCCGATCGGCTGGCCACCCCCACTACCGAGGCGGCCGAACTCGCCGCCGATATCGAACGGCTGGGCCGGCCGCGGATCGTCGTCCTCGATGACGCCCACCTGCTCACCGATCCCATGACCCTGGCCGGCCTCGAGCACCTGCTGCGGCATGCTCCGGCCAATCTCACCGTGCTGATCTGCGCGCGCTTCGACCCGCCCATCCGCTGGCATCTGCTCGAACTCGAGTCGCGCCTGATCCGCTGGGGCGCCGACGAACTGGCGCTCTCGGCCGAGGAGTCGCGGCGCCTGTGCCGCGAACACGGCTGCGATCTCGGCGACGCGGAACTGGCCACGCTGATGGAGCTCACGCACGGCTGGGCGGCGCTGATCCGGATCGCCGCGATCTACCTGGCCGCCCATCCCGGCGATTACGCCACCGCGCTGGCCGTGCTGGCCCGGATGCCGAATTCGGTATCGGATCTGCTGGTCGGCGAGCTGATCGACACCCTGCCGCCGGCCCTGCGCCAATTCCTCACCCACACCAGCGTGCCCACCGAGTTCACCGAGCAACTGGCCGACGAACTGGTCGGCGGCGGTGCGGCGTTCTGGCTGCATGAGCTGGAGCGGATGAGCTATCCGTTGACCGCCGTCGTCCGCGACGGCACGATCTGGTACGCCTATCACCCTTTCCTGCGCGGCTATTTCCTCGCCGAGGTGAACCGCCTCGGCGCCGGCGTTCACGACGATCTGCGGTTGCGCACGGCGCGTTCGCTGACGTCGTCGGGTGAGTCCAGGCAGGCCGTCCCGCACCTGATCGCCCTGTCGGACCCGCGCCCTTTGCTGGAATTCCTGTCCACCCACGCGCTCGCCGACATCATCGCCGGTGACGGCCCGGCCCTGTTCGACGCACTCGCCCAGTCCGATGCCGTGGTGCTCGAGGACCCGTTCATCCTGCTGCTGCGCACCGTCGACGCGCTGCTGAGCGGGGATTATCCGGCGGCGCTGGCCTTCCGGGACGCGCTGCGCAGCCGGACCGAGGCGGGCACAACTCTGGCCGCGCCCGAGGTGGTCGCCGCGCTGACCGGTGCCGTCGACGCCGAAATCACGGTGGCCACGGCCGGTTCGGTGGCCGGACTGGAACTACCACCGATGCGCGTCTCGGCCGAGCGTCCCGAACTCGAGTGCTATCTCGCCATCGCCGCGGCCACCGTCGCGATCCTGCGCGATGAGATCGACGACGGTGAGCAGCGACTGCGGGTGGCGCTGGCGCTGGCCGAAACCGGCGCGCATCCGCGTCTGCGATTGCGGGCGACCACCCGGTTGGCGGTGGCGGCAGGGCGGGCCGGAGCCATCACGAATATGCGCCACCGTGCGGCGCGGGCGCTGGCGCTGGCCGGCGAGTTCGAGCTGTGGCAGACCCCGGACGCCGCGCACGCCGCGGCGCTCGAGGTTTTCGGCGCCTACCTGCAGGGCGATGTCCCGCCGTCCGGCCTGATCACCGAGTTGCTGTGCGAGTCCACGGGCCTGGACGGACCAGGTGCCGGACTGCCTGCTCGGATCGTGGGCCACCTGGCGAGCTTCGACCAGGCCACCGACCGGCGCATCACGGCGGATGTCCTGCGCAACGCGGCCGCGGAGCTGCTGGGCGTGCACCCCTCCGCCGCGGTGAGCGGCGGGTTGATTCCGCATGTGGTGTGGGCGCTGCTGCGGGTGCAGGAACCGCGGACCGCGCATCTGCTGGTCGAGCAGGCCCGCACCACCTTCGGTGACGTTCCGGATGTCGCGGTGGCCGCCGCCTCCGTGGCCACCGCCGCGCACCGGCCCAAAACCGTGCTGACGCTGCTGGAACCGATGCTGAGCGCGGCCGAACCAGCGCACCGGCTGCCCTTGGTCGCGGCCTGGTTGCTGACCGCCGGCGCCAACCACGAACTCGGCAATACGACCAAGGCCATTCACGCCATGGAAATGGCGGTACGCAATGCGGCCCCCGAACGCCTGGTGCGCCCGTTCTTCGATATTCCTGGCGCGCTCGAGCAATTGGACGAATTCGCCGGAAGTTTCGGCACCGACGAGGATTTCGTGGCAGCGGTGCGCCGCAATTCCGCCGCGGCGCGTGAGCATCGCCATCCCGCGCTGACCACGACCCAGCAACGGATTCTGCGGCAATTACCCTCCGGCCGCACCACCCAGCAGATCGCCACCGATCTCGGCGTCTCGATCAATACGGTGAAGACCCATCTGCGCGGCATCTACACCAAGCTCGGCGTCAACTCCCGGACCGAGGTCCTGGTCGAAGCGCGCCGCAGCGGCCTGCTCTGA
- a CDS encoding DUF389 domain-containing protein, with the protein MHLLVPASQRRTLDELTDRLDLGVGETTSKRSAFWIMLTLSGIIAASGVVGDSTATVIGAMIVAPLSVPILGVGLGIATGRGPLIARSLLLVLAGIVLVVLVGFLFSQLLPNPTNVLSNSQVLGRTSPKLMDLTAALATGLVGVIAIIRRDVGDVLPGVAIAISLVPPLAVVGVCLGSDAPGLALGAFVLFASNMVAMIITATLVLVATGYAREAGTAAVRRGRAYAVLAAGLILVAVPMVVNSLSSLWADQIADAARSWLDDVPGAQITDVSLQNDAATIHVLAPDQLPPVDELERAVRDLVPWHPEVIIVHTVGSRIIR; encoded by the coding sequence ATGCATCTGCTGGTACCGGCGAGTCAGCGGCGCACGCTCGACGAACTCACCGATCGGCTCGATCTCGGCGTCGGCGAGACCACCTCCAAGCGGTCGGCGTTCTGGATCATGCTCACGCTCTCCGGGATCATCGCCGCCTCCGGTGTGGTGGGCGATTCGACCGCGACGGTCATCGGCGCCATGATCGTCGCACCGCTGTCGGTGCCGATCCTCGGGGTGGGGCTCGGCATCGCGACCGGGCGCGGACCGTTGATCGCGCGCAGCCTGCTGCTGGTGCTGGCGGGCATCGTGCTCGTCGTGCTGGTCGGATTCCTGTTCTCGCAGTTGCTGCCCAACCCGACGAATGTGCTGTCGAATTCGCAAGTGCTGGGCCGCACTTCGCCGAAGCTGATGGATCTCACCGCGGCGCTCGCCACCGGGTTGGTCGGCGTCATCGCGATCATCCGCCGCGATGTCGGCGATGTGCTGCCGGGCGTGGCGATCGCCATCTCGCTGGTGCCGCCCTTGGCGGTGGTCGGGGTATGCCTCGGATCCGATGCCCCGGGTCTGGCGCTCGGCGCGTTCGTGCTGTTCGCCTCCAATATGGTCGCGATGATCATCACCGCGACCCTGGTGCTGGTGGCGACCGGATACGCGCGCGAAGCCGGCACCGCGGCGGTGCGCCGCGGCCGCGCCTACGCGGTGCTGGCGGCCGGGCTGATCCTGGTGGCGGTGCCGATGGTGGTGAACTCGCTGTCGTCGCTGTGGGCCGACCAGATCGCCGACGCGGCCCGCTCCTGGCTCGATGACGTCCCCGGCGCCCAGATCACCGACGTGAGCCTGCAGAACGACGCGGCGACCATCCACGTGCTGGCCCCGGACCAGTTACCGCCGGTCGACGAGCTCGAGCGCGCGGTCCGCGATCTGGTGCCGTGGCATCCCGAGGTGATCATCGTGCACACCGTCGGCAGCCGGATCATCCGGTAG
- a CDS encoding DUF7144 family membrane protein, whose amino-acid sequence MTQMTEPRRNPVRQGVAAVTTIAVAVLLLVLGVLSIVEGVSAVANDELLVEGPEYTYQFDMTTWGWIHIVLGALIALTALALMTGAVWARITAVFLAGLSIVANFLWIPYYPWWSLLVIALNIVVIWAVSTWRTGEV is encoded by the coding sequence ATGACACAGATGACAGAACCCCGGCGCAATCCGGTGCGCCAGGGCGTCGCCGCGGTGACGACGATCGCCGTGGCGGTGCTGCTACTCGTCCTCGGCGTGCTGTCGATCGTCGAAGGGGTCTCCGCGGTCGCGAACGACGAATTGCTGGTCGAGGGACCGGAATACACCTACCAGTTCGATATGACGACCTGGGGCTGGATCCATATCGTGCTCGGCGCGCTGATCGCGCTCACCGCGCTGGCGCTGATGACCGGCGCCGTCTGGGCCCGGATCACCGCGGTGTTCCTGGCGGGACTGTCGATCGTGGCGAATTTCCTGTGGATTCCGTACTACCCGTGGTGGTCGTTGCTGGTCATCGCGCTCAACATCGTCGTGATCTGGGCGGTGTCCACCTGGCGGACCGGAGAGGTGTAG
- a CDS encoding DUF6325 family protein: MSDATELGPVEMVVLAFPGTRVDAAVTSALAEVVDRGYVTVLDLIYLAMDDAGVVRQIEVDESLTETGLDGVTVDPRGLVSDADLDVVREAMDPGTSAVVIVYEESWARKLAGTVRGAGGEVALHVQIPRDAVDAALSVS, from the coding sequence ATGTCCGATGCAACCGAACTCGGCCCGGTGGAGATGGTGGTGCTCGCGTTCCCGGGTACTCGCGTCGACGCCGCCGTCACCTCGGCCCTGGCCGAGGTGGTCGACCGCGGTTATGTCACGGTGCTCGACCTCATCTATCTGGCCATGGACGACGCCGGCGTGGTCCGCCAGATCGAAGTCGACGAATCGCTCACCGAGACCGGCCTCGACGGCGTCACCGTCGATCCGCGCGGTCTGGTCAGCGATGCGGACCTCGACGTGGTGCGCGAGGCGATGGACCCGGGGACCTCGGCGGTGGTGATCGTCTACGAGGAGAGCTGGGCCCGCAAGCTGGCCGGCACGGTACGCGGCGCAGGCGGCGAGGTCGCGTTGCATGTGCAGATTCCGCGCGACGCCGTCGACGCGGCGCTGTCGGTGTCATAG
- a CDS encoding SHOCT domain-containing protein, giving the protein MVFRGGRVGRPGLLGTIARTAVISGTARATANAVDRRAQRRAAESQAYAAQQQAPPPMPAAPPPMPAAPPPVPAGGDDLVAKLQQLGQLRDSGVLSEEEFAAAKQQLLG; this is encoded by the coding sequence ATGGTTTTCCGTGGAGGACGGGTCGGGCGGCCGGGGCTGCTCGGCACCATCGCGCGCACGGCCGTGATTTCCGGGACCGCGCGGGCGACGGCGAATGCCGTGGATCGACGTGCGCAGCGGCGCGCGGCGGAGAGCCAGGCCTACGCCGCCCAGCAGCAAGCGCCGCCACCGATGCCCGCCGCGCCACCGCCCATGCCCGCGGCCCCGCCACCAGTGCCCGCTGGTGGCGACGATCTTGTCGCCAAGCTCCAGCAGCTGGGCCAGTTGCGTGATTCCGGCGTGCTGTCCGAGGAGGAGTTCGCGGCGGCGAAGCAGCAACTACTGGGGTGA
- a CDS encoding AI-2E family transporter produces MGAQDSARVVRSSPPPWAIPRGLIVLLAIAAAVIVVAGAKSFAGIIGPVFLALMLTIAVQPVQVWARKRGWPGWLGMVGALVAVVAILLGLIGALLLSAAQLATELPKYTDSLDDLLAGVRSRLADAGIDDERINNALSGIDLGKLVRLLDDVLAGLLGIFSNVFFLLALLLFMAVDGMTISARMRLVERVRPDIAYALGRFVVGTRKYLLVSTVFGLIVAVLDGGALWLLGVPLPVLWAILSFITNYIPNIGFVIGLIPPALLALLDGGPMAMVWVIVVYSVINFVIQSIIQPKFVGDAVGLSVTVTFLSLVFWSWVLGALGALLAIPLTLLVKALLLDIDPSTRWVDALIGGGAPEDGEPEEPVASPKSTEDKSATADSE; encoded by the coding sequence ATGGGAGCCCAGGATTCGGCGCGAGTGGTGCGGTCGTCCCCGCCGCCCTGGGCCATCCCGCGCGGCCTGATCGTCCTGCTGGCAATCGCCGCCGCGGTGATCGTGGTGGCCGGAGCGAAATCGTTCGCGGGCATCATCGGCCCGGTGTTCCTGGCCTTGATGCTCACCATCGCGGTGCAGCCGGTTCAGGTGTGGGCCCGCAAGCGCGGCTGGCCGGGGTGGCTGGGAATGGTCGGCGCGCTGGTCGCCGTCGTCGCGATTCTGCTCGGATTGATCGGTGCGCTGCTGCTGTCGGCGGCTCAGCTCGCGACCGAACTACCGAAATACACCGACAGTCTGGACGATCTGCTCGCGGGCGTGCGTTCGAGGCTCGCGGATGCGGGGATCGACGACGAGCGAATCAACAACGCGCTCAGCGGAATCGATCTCGGCAAACTGGTCCGCCTCCTCGATGACGTGCTGGCCGGGCTGCTGGGCATCTTCTCCAATGTCTTCTTCCTGCTGGCATTGCTGCTGTTCATGGCTGTCGACGGGATGACGATCAGCGCCAGGATGCGGCTTGTCGAACGGGTCCGGCCCGATATCGCCTACGCGCTGGGCCGCTTCGTGGTGGGCACCCGCAAATACCTGCTCGTCTCCACGGTGTTCGGCCTGATCGTCGCCGTGCTCGACGGTGGGGCGCTGTGGTTGCTCGGGGTGCCGCTGCCGGTGCTGTGGGCGATCCTGTCGTTCATCACCAACTACATTCCCAATATCGGGTTCGTCATCGGCCTGATCCCGCCGGCGCTGCTGGCGTTGCTCGACGGCGGTCCGATGGCGATGGTCTGGGTGATCGTGGTCTACAGCGTCATCAATTTCGTGATCCAGTCGATCATTCAGCCGAAGTTCGTCGGCGATGCCGTGGGATTGAGTGTCACGGTGACCTTCTTGTCGCTGGTGTTCTGGTCCTGGGTACTGGGTGCGCTCGGCGCGTTGCTGGCCATCCCGTTGACGCTGCTGGTGAAGGCGCTGCTGCTCGATATCGACCCGTCGACGCGGTGGGTGGACGCGTTGATCGGCGGGGGAGCGCCCGAGGACGGCGAGCCGGAGGAACCGGTCGCCTCGCCGAAATCCACTGAAGACAAGTCTGCGACAGCGGATTCGGAGTAG
- a CDS encoding SulP family inorganic anion transporter, translating to MDAQRGEPTPARSWPVFLSLQHYRRGWLRADVLAGLTVWAVLVPEALAYASIAGVPPVVGLYAAIPSLVLYALAGSSRHLVVGPMSATAALSAAIITPLAGSDGARFVALSTALAIATGIVGLIAGLIRLGFIAAFISEPVLKGFIVGLALTIIIGQVPKLFGIEKEPGNFFEQAWGVLRHLGDTHWRTLLIGVLSLAVVLGLKRWLPLVPGSLLAVLLGIAAVTLFDLDEHGVAIVGHIDAGLPAVGLPDGIGAGDLIDLLGPAVGVLLIGFAEGLGAAKTYAAKAGYEVDANRELFGLGAANLGSGLGSGMVVNGSLSKTAVNGSAGAKTQLSGLVVAVLVVLTLLFLTGLFENLPEATLAGVVIAAVIELVDLDALRRLYRVWTARLGSIYGHAARADFLAAIAAMAGVLLFDTLPGLIIGIGVSMLLLLYRTSQPHIATLAKEGSRWVDAERRPDLERRPDVLVVRVESGLLFANADYVKQHIEDECTDRTKLVVLDAETSPVIDVTAAQMLAELRTTLARRRIEFAVARDVGQFRDALGRSASGAEQVPVYPTVREAIERLDR from the coding sequence ATGGATGCCCAGCGCGGTGAACCGACACCGGCCAGGTCATGGCCGGTGTTCCTGTCGTTGCAGCACTACCGCCGCGGCTGGCTGCGCGCGGATGTGCTGGCCGGGCTGACGGTCTGGGCGGTGCTGGTGCCCGAAGCACTGGCCTACGCCTCCATCGCCGGGGTGCCTCCGGTTGTCGGCCTCTACGCGGCGATCCCCTCTCTGGTGCTGTACGCGCTGGCCGGCAGTTCCCGGCACCTGGTGGTGGGCCCGATGTCGGCGACGGCGGCGCTGTCAGCAGCGATCATCACCCCGCTGGCCGGCAGTGACGGCGCCCGCTTCGTGGCCTTGTCGACCGCGTTGGCCATCGCCACCGGCATCGTCGGGTTGATCGCCGGGCTCATCCGGCTGGGGTTCATCGCCGCGTTCATCTCCGAACCGGTGTTGAAGGGGTTCATCGTCGGCCTGGCGTTGACGATCATCATCGGCCAGGTGCCCAAACTGTTCGGCATCGAGAAGGAGCCGGGCAACTTCTTCGAGCAGGCGTGGGGCGTCCTGCGGCATCTGGGCGACACCCACTGGCGCACACTGCTGATCGGCGTGCTGTCGTTGGCGGTGGTGCTCGGGCTCAAACGCTGGCTACCGCTCGTGCCCGGTTCGCTGCTGGCGGTGCTGCTGGGCATCGCCGCGGTGACGCTGTTCGACCTCGATGAGCACGGGGTCGCCATTGTCGGCCATATCGACGCCGGGCTGCCCGCGGTCGGCCTACCGGACGGAATCGGCGCCGGCGACCTCATCGACCTGCTCGGTCCCGCGGTCGGGGTGCTGCTGATCGGATTCGCCGAGGGGCTCGGCGCCGCGAAAACTTATGCGGCCAAGGCGGGATACGAGGTCGACGCGAACCGGGAGCTGTTCGGGCTCGGTGCGGCGAACCTGGGGTCCGGGCTCGGATCGGGCATGGTGGTCAACGGCAGCCTGTCCAAGACCGCCGTCAACGGCAGTGCCGGTGCGAAAACCCAGCTGAGCGGGCTGGTGGTCGCCGTGCTCGTCGTGCTGACGCTGCTGTTCCTCACCGGTCTGTTCGAGAACCTGCCGGAAGCGACGCTGGCCGGTGTGGTGATCGCCGCGGTCATCGAACTGGTCGATCTCGACGCGTTGCGCCGCCTCTACCGGGTGTGGACCGCGCGGCTGGGCAGCATCTACGGCCACGCCGCCCGCGCCGATTTCCTCGCCGCCATCGCCGCCATGGCGGGCGTGCTGTTGTTCGACACCCTGCCCGGGCTGATCATCGGCATCGGGGTGTCGATGTTGCTGCTGCTCTACCGCACCTCACAGCCGCATATCGCGACCCTGGCCAAGGAGGGCAGCCGCTGGGTGGACGCCGAACGCCGCCCGGATCTCGAACGACGGCCCGATGTGCTGGTGGTGCGGGTGGAGTCCGGGTTGTTGTTCGCCAATGCCGATTACGTCAAGCAGCACATCGAGGACGAGTGCACCGACCGGACCAAGCTCGTCGTCCTCGATGCCGAGACCTCTCCCGTCATCGACGTGACCGCCGCGCAGATGCTGGCCGAACTGCGCACCACGCTGGCCCGGCGGCGGATCGAGTTCGCGGTGGCGCGCGATGTCGGCCAATTCCGCGATGCCCTCGGGCGCAGCGCCTCCGGTGCCGAGCAGGTGCCGGTGTACCCGACGGTGCGCGAGGCCATCGAGCGCCTCGACCGCTGA
- a CDS encoding GAP family protein, whose protein sequence is MGSVIGDLLPLAVGVAISPIPIVAAILMLLSADAGKTSTGFGLGWVIGILVVTGLFVALSGTLSDSTDDQPSAAASWVKIVLGVLLIGLAAKQWMDRADTAEPGWMKAIDQFGFGKATGLGVLLSAVNPKNLLLCVSAGVVIGTGGLAAGGDVVAVLIFTVLAASTVLVPVIGYAVAADRLRGGLDAMKVWLQDNNHLVMAIVLLVMGAVVLGKGIGGL, encoded by the coding sequence ATGGGCTCCGTAATCGGCGATCTCCTCCCCTTGGCTGTCGGAGTGGCGATCTCGCCGATTCCGATCGTGGCGGCCATCCTGATGTTGCTGTCGGCCGACGCGGGCAAGACCAGCACCGGCTTCGGCCTCGGCTGGGTGATCGGCATCCTGGTGGTGACCGGCCTCTTCGTCGCGTTGTCCGGGACGCTGAGCGACTCCACCGATGACCAGCCCTCCGCGGCCGCCTCCTGGGTCAAGATCGTCCTGGGCGTGCTGCTCATCGGCCTGGCCGCCAAGCAGTGGATGGACCGCGCCGACACCGCCGAGCCCGGCTGGATGAAAGCCATCGACCAGTTCGGGTTCGGCAAGGCCACCGGGCTCGGGGTGCTGCTGTCGGCGGTGAACCCGAAGAACCTGCTGCTGTGCGTGTCCGCCGGTGTGGTGATCGGCACGGGCGGGCTCGCGGCCGGCGGTGACGTGGTCGCGGTGCTGATCTTCACCGTGCTGGCGGCGTCGACGGTGCTGGTGCCGGTCATCGGATACGCGGTGGCTGCCGACCGGCTGCGCGGCGGGCTGGACGCGATGAAGGTCTGGCTCCAGGACAACAACCACCTCGTGATGGCCATCGTGCTGCTGGTGATGGGTGCAGTGGTGCTCGGCAAGGGCATCGGCGGCTTGTGA
- a CDS encoding DUF7144 family membrane protein, whose product MSHSSETDSPVKQGFAAGTSIGASILLLTVGVLSILQGISAVAEDQLFVVGIEYVYEFDTTTWGWIHIVLGIVLVISAIGLMSGTTWGRVAAVTIAALSIIANFLWLPYYPLWSILIIALNIVVIWAVTTWDPARM is encoded by the coding sequence ATGTCGCACTCCTCGGAAACCGACTCTCCGGTCAAGCAGGGCTTCGCGGCGGGGACCTCCATCGGCGCGTCGATTCTGCTGCTCACCGTCGGCGTGCTGTCGATCCTCCAAGGCATCTCGGCGGTCGCCGAGGATCAACTGTTCGTCGTCGGCATCGAATACGTCTACGAATTCGACACCACCACCTGGGGCTGGATCCACATCGTCCTCGGTATCGTGCTGGTGATCTCGGCGATCGGCCTGATGTCCGGGACGACCTGGGGCCGCGTCGCGGCGGTGACCATCGCGGCGCTGTCGATCATCGCCAATTTCCTCTGGCTGCCCTACTACCCGCTGTGGTCGATTCTGATCATCGCCCTGAACATCGTCGTCATCTGGGCCGTCACCACGTGGGACCCCGCGAGGATGTGA